A window from Flavobacterium lindanitolerans encodes these proteins:
- a CDS encoding GEVED domain-containing protein, with product MKNNYKNLSNDEFGSIPRAKILQLILMLFVSLTAYESFGQVSAYTFSQSSGTYTSLPTSTVVHASGWDDNVASVTIPFTFTFNGTGYTSCSVNSNGYVTFGGTASGTTDYNPISQGNAYSGAVSALGGDLTSNSSTIVYGTTGSSPNRVFVVQWNNTRRYSAGIINGDFNFQIRLYETTNVVEMRYGNCTPATNTNFNVQVGLRGATNGDFNNRLLQTNGLDWYNNTTAGTLNTHACRTRNNTYPSLGTTFTWTPPPVCSGAPAASTTVSSANPVCSGANFTLSLGTTYTGTGITYQWQSADNASFTTGLTNLGTSSTQIVSQTSNKYYRARITCSGNTTISTPLLVSTTLCYCPTISTSNNEYISRVVSGGFSNTSTQSNYANYTGLGSIASVMQGTATSTIRVTTANGHVNDGIYLFADWNQDGDFGDTGEVVTGPIAASGSGTYTLTVTVPAGATLGTTRIRIKLSRNANNNPCQATFANGEVEDYLITVIQSCSHTVTATPGRSCGPGTVTLTAIGGTGTTEYRWYEYISSGSPVAVTPTGSFVTPSLSVTKTYYVTAYNGVCESPRFPVNAFVYPAPSSSVTPAAASLCDGVIELVATGSNSGTTDTLFYEDFEVSTSTLMMLQDYGSSTYGYWYIEESPSEYVSYETVNSGSSFGAIDSNYDNNGFSNNALTMSAAINTYNYTSLALSFRQYYRYYNFDAPDRAIIEVNTDGDLDGVWTAIQTYTSTQGTATNFATVNINLSAYINQPNLRVRFRYYSGWNYGWNVDDIRITGTSVPSPVAWTPIAGLYTDSALTIPYTGGNIATVYAYPDAAQTYTATVTNGSGCQATDTAVISGSSNIWNGTSWSSGTAPVAGTEKIIFNGNYSSTGDISGCLLQVNSGNVVINADNTVTVANQVRINPAATFTLEDTASLLQTAGTTNTNIGIIRSKRRTQPVKRLDFTYWSSPVAGQTLYNLSPATMADKYYSWNPVSQAWVTHMNGNVTMTDAKGYIVRAPQSFSTTSAVQYEAIFQGVPNNGDISIPVYGNTSTLPADYKWNLIGNPYPSAVDLDEFLSYANNVAALDGTIYLWTHNSAPSNAVPGDQTYNYTANDYATYNLSGGVATSPATPDPLNPEISDNFNGAIPTKHLASGQAFFVRGLGNLPARFTNDMRIQDENNRFFRNMNPVKRNAANSGIEKNRFWLNLRNNQGAFNQTLVGYIEGATNGLDRGFDGSLFGGNHVTIYSINDSQKLAIQGRALPFDNSDVVNLGIKTTIAGAFTISLDMLDGLFVNQDIYLKDNLQNAIHNLKSGPYSFTTGIGTFENRFQIVYRNEALGIPEFNPESIVIYKKDKDVVVTSGTATIEGVKVFDIQGRLLFDGQKINASEKVIKSLPPTDQVLIVQVVTTVGIRISRKILY from the coding sequence ATGAAAAATAATTACAAAAATTTATCAAATGATGAATTTGGAAGCATTCCCCGTGCAAAAATTCTTCAATTGATTTTGATGCTGTTTGTCTCTTTGACAGCATATGAAAGTTTTGGACAGGTTAGTGCTTATACTTTTTCCCAATCGTCCGGCACTTATACTTCTCTACCAACATCAACTGTAGTGCATGCTTCAGGTTGGGATGATAATGTAGCTTCCGTAACTATTCCATTTACTTTTACATTTAACGGAACTGGCTATACTTCATGTTCTGTAAATTCAAACGGTTATGTGACTTTTGGAGGAACGGCATCCGGAACGACAGATTATAATCCTATTTCACAGGGAAATGCCTATTCAGGAGCTGTTAGCGCCTTAGGAGGAGATTTAACATCCAACAGTTCAACCATTGTTTATGGAACTACCGGTTCGAGCCCAAACAGGGTATTTGTAGTTCAATGGAATAATACGAGGCGATACAGTGCTGGTATAATAAATGGAGATTTTAATTTTCAGATACGATTGTATGAAACCACCAACGTTGTTGAAATGAGATATGGCAACTGTACTCCCGCGACCAATACTAATTTTAATGTTCAGGTTGGATTGAGAGGTGCAACCAATGGCGATTTCAATAACAGGCTTTTACAGACAAATGGCCTCGATTGGTATAATAATACGACAGCTGGAACACTAAACACGCATGCTTGCAGAACCAGAAATAATACTTATCCATCATTAGGGACAACTTTCACATGGACACCACCACCGGTATGTTCTGGTGCCCCTGCAGCTTCAACAACTGTAAGTTCTGCAAATCCGGTTTGTTCTGGTGCTAATTTTACACTGTCCCTTGGAACTACCTATACTGGAACAGGAATAACCTATCAATGGCAAAGTGCAGATAATGCTTCGTTTACTACAGGGTTGACAAATCTTGGTACATCCAGTACACAGATAGTTAGCCAGACTTCCAATAAATATTATAGGGCAAGAATAACTTGTAGCGGCAATACTACGATTTCAACACCGCTTTTAGTGTCTACTACACTTTGTTATTGCCCAACCATATCCACAAGCAATAATGAATATATTTCCAGGGTTGTTTCAGGCGGATTTTCAAATACGAGTACGCAGTCAAACTATGCTAATTATACAGGGTTGGGTTCAATTGCTTCTGTAATGCAGGGAACAGCTACCTCGACCATTAGAGTGACAACTGCTAACGGACATGTTAATGATGGTATTTATCTTTTTGCCGATTGGAATCAGGATGGCGATTTTGGTGATACGGGTGAAGTTGTGACAGGCCCGATTGCCGCATCTGGAAGCGGTACTTACACTCTGACCGTTACAGTACCGGCCGGTGCAACTCTTGGTACAACCCGAATCAGAATAAAATTATCTCGTAATGCAAATAATAATCCTTGCCAGGCTACATTCGCCAATGGCGAAGTAGAAGATTATCTAATTACCGTAATTCAGTCATGTTCGCATACGGTTACGGCTACTCCGGGAAGAAGTTGCGGACCGGGAACGGTAACCTTAACAGCTATAGGCGGCACCGGAACTACAGAATACAGGTGGTATGAATATATAAGCAGCGGAAGTCCGGTTGCGGTTACACCAACAGGCTCGTTTGTGACACCATCATTAAGTGTTACAAAAACCTATTATGTAACAGCCTATAACGGCGTTTGTGAAAGTCCGAGATTTCCTGTCAACGCTTTTGTATATCCTGCTCCTTCATCATCTGTAACCCCGGCTGCCGCGAGTTTGTGCGATGGGGTAATTGAACTGGTAGCAACAGGAAGCAATTCCGGAACTACAGATACGCTTTTCTACGAAGACTTTGAAGTGTCTACATCTACGTTAATGATGTTACAGGATTATGGCTCATCAACTTATGGATACTGGTATATTGAAGAAAGCCCTAGCGAATATGTCAGTTATGAAACGGTGAATTCAGGAAGCAGTTTTGGAGCCATTGATTCTAATTACGACAATAATGGTTTCTCAAATAATGCTCTGACTATGAGTGCAGCAATCAATACTTATAATTACACCTCGCTCGCACTTAGTTTCAGACAATATTACAGATATTACAATTTTGATGCCCCAGACAGGGCTATTATAGAAGTAAATACAGATGGTGATTTGGATGGTGTCTGGACGGCCATACAAACCTATACCAGTACTCAGGGCACAGCGACCAACTTCGCTACGGTTAATATTAACCTTTCAGCTTACATAAATCAGCCTAACCTGAGAGTCCGCTTCAGGTATTATTCAGGCTGGAATTATGGCTGGAATGTTGACGATATCAGAATTACAGGAACTTCAGTTCCTTCCCCTGTAGCATGGACTCCAATTGCCGGACTGTATACTGATTCCGCTTTAACAATTCCTTACACAGGTGGAAATATTGCAACGGTGTATGCCTATCCGGATGCAGCCCAAACCTATACAGCCACTGTAACAAACGGTTCAGGATGCCAGGCAACCGATACGGCAGTTATTTCCGGAAGTTCTAACATTTGGAACGGGACATCCTGGAGTTCGGGAACAGCACCGGTAGCCGGAACCGAAAAGATAATCTTTAACGGAAATTATAGCTCTACAGGCGATATTTCAGGATGCCTGCTTCAGGTAAACAGCGGTAATGTGGTAATTAATGCAGACAATACCGTTACTGTTGCAAATCAGGTGAGAATAAATCCTGCGGCTACATTCACATTGGAAGATACAGCCAGCCTTCTGCAAACTGCGGGAACAACCAATACCAATATTGGCATCATCAGGTCAAAACGCAGAACGCAACCGGTAAAAAGGCTCGATTTTACATATTGGTCTTCTCCTGTTGCCGGACAAACATTGTATAATTTGTCGCCAGCAACAATGGCAGATAAATATTATAGCTGGAATCCGGTCAGCCAGGCATGGGTGACGCACATGAATGGAAATGTAACCATGACAGATGCAAAAGGTTATATTGTGAGAGCGCCTCAGAGCTTTTCTACTACATCGGCAGTACAATACGAGGCCATTTTTCAAGGAGTGCCGAATAATGGCGATATCAGTATTCCGGTTTATGGAAACACCAGCACTTTGCCGGCAGATTATAAGTGGAACCTGATAGGTAATCCGTATCCGTCAGCAGTAGATTTGGACGAATTTCTTTCTTATGCCAACAATGTTGCTGCATTAGATGGGACAATCTATTTGTGGACGCACAATTCAGCGCCAAGTAATGCCGTTCCGGGTGACCAAACCTATAATTATACAGCAAATGACTATGCAACTTACAATTTGTCCGGAGGTGTGGCCACATCACCGGCAACTCCTGACCCTTTAAATCCTGAAATCAGCGATAACTTCAACGGAGCTATACCAACGAAACATTTGGCTTCAGGACAGGCATTTTTTGTGAGAGGTCTTGGAAATCTTCCCGCAAGATTTACCAATGATATGCGAATTCAGGATGAAAACAACCGATTCTTCAGAAATATGAATCCTGTTAAACGGAATGCTGCCAACTCAGGAATTGAAAAAAACAGGTTCTGGCTCAATCTTAGAAATAATCAGGGTGCTTTTAACCAAACACTGGTTGGATATATAGAAGGTGCTACCAATGGTTTGGACAGAGGTTTTGACGGTAGTCTTTTTGGAGGTAATCATGTTACTATTTATTCTATAAACGATTCACAAAAACTGGCAATACAGGGACGTGCACTTCCTTTTGATAATTCAGATGTGGTTAATTTAGGAATCAAAACTACCATTGCCGGAGCCTTTACCATCAGCCTGGATATGCTGGACGGACTGTTTGTAAATCAGGATATTTACTTGAAAGATAATCTTCAGAACGCTATCCATAATCTCAAATCAGGGCCTTACAGCTTTACGACAGGGATAGGAACATTTGAAAACCGATTCCAGATAGTTTACAGAAATGAGGCTTTGGGAATACCGGAATTTAATCCAGAAAGTATCGTAATCTATAAAAAAGATAAGGATGTTGTTGTTACCTCCGGAACGGCAACCATAGAAGGAGTAAAGGTTTTTGACATTCAGGGAAGATTATTGTTTGACGGACAGAAAATCAATGCTTCTGAAAAAGTAATCAAGAGCCTGCCTCCAACAGACCAGGTATTGATTGTTCAGGTTGTCACAACAGTGGGAATACGAATTTCCCGGAAAATACTTTATTAG
- a CDS encoding ABC1 kinase family protein codes for MKTLDKIPVNKIERAGQLVKTGIKVGGNYIAYYGEKIVNPSLTKEKLNENNAEDIYDGLKNLKGSALKVAQMLSMDKNIMPRAYVEKFSLAQFSVPPLSAPLVRKTFKKYLGMFPEEIYDSFTADSVNAASIGQVHKATKNGKNLAVKIQYPGVADSISSDLAIVKPFAIKMFNLQGKDSERYFKEVENKLLEETDYELELRQGVAIAEACSGIANLKFPKYYPELSSKKIITMDWMDGEHLSEFVAHNENRAKGDSIGQALWDFYMFQMHQLRQVHADPHPGNFLIDKEGNLIAIDFGCIKQVPEDFYIPYFELARPEIMDNQKLFLEKLYELEILRKDDTDEEVAYFSELFNRLLRLFTKPYQTDAFDFSDEAFFGEMAQLSEEYSKDSKLRKMNGNRGSKHFLYINRTFFGLYSLLHDLKARISTENYKKYMKD; via the coding sequence ATGAAGACATTAGATAAAATACCCGTAAATAAAATTGAAAGGGCAGGCCAACTGGTAAAGACCGGAATCAAAGTAGGAGGTAATTATATAGCCTATTATGGTGAAAAAATTGTCAATCCGTCCCTGACAAAAGAAAAGCTGAATGAAAATAATGCCGAAGATATCTATGACGGATTGAAAAACTTAAAAGGCAGTGCTTTAAAAGTAGCCCAAATGCTAAGCATGGATAAAAATATCATGCCGCGGGCTTATGTAGAAAAATTTTCACTGGCACAATTTTCAGTTCCACCCTTGTCAGCACCCTTGGTCAGAAAGACGTTCAAAAAATACCTGGGCATGTTTCCCGAAGAAATATACGATTCCTTTACGGCCGATTCTGTAAATGCAGCAAGCATTGGACAAGTCCATAAAGCAACCAAAAACGGAAAAAATTTGGCTGTAAAAATCCAGTATCCGGGAGTGGCAGACAGTATTAGTTCTGATTTGGCTATAGTCAAGCCTTTTGCCATCAAGATGTTTAACCTTCAGGGGAAGGATTCTGAACGCTATTTTAAGGAAGTCGAAAACAAGTTGTTAGAAGAGACCGATTATGAACTGGAATTAAGACAAGGTGTTGCCATAGCAGAGGCGTGCAGCGGGATTGCCAATCTGAAATTCCCGAAATACTATCCGGAATTGTCTTCTAAAAAGATTATTACGATGGATTGGATGGACGGTGAACACTTGTCTGAATTTGTAGCCCACAATGAAAACAGGGCAAAAGGCGATAGCATTGGCCAAGCTCTATGGGACTTTTATATGTTCCAGATGCATCAGTTAAGACAGGTTCATGCAGACCCGCATCCGGGCAATTTTTTAATTGATAAGGAAGGAAACCTGATAGCGATTGATTTTGGTTGCATAAAACAGGTGCCGGAAGATTTTTATATACCGTATTTTGAATTGGCCCGACCTGAAATTATGGATAATCAAAAGCTTTTCCTTGAGAAATTATATGAGCTGGAGATTTTACGCAAAGATGATACGGATGAAGAAGTAGCCTATTTTTCAGAACTATTCAACAGGCTTTTGCGTTTGTTTACAAAACCCTATCAAACGGATGCTTTTGATTTTTCTGACGAAGCCTTTTTTGGTGAGATGGCGCAGCTTAGCGAAGAATACAGCAAAGATTCAAAGCTTAGAAAAATGAATGGCAATAGAGGGTCAAAACACTTTTTGTACATCAACAGGACTTTCTTCGGATTGTACAGCCTGTTGCATGATTTGAAAGCAAGAATCAGTACAGAAAATTATAAAAAATACATGAAAGATTAA
- a CDS encoding TetR family transcriptional regulator C-terminal domain-containing protein has translation MATAKNSKSKKQLIDDDKLIEMYMNTVLEKNEAPKNVYLFCKENTVEEADFYSFFNSLDALKETIWVKFFENTINTLHKDTNYAGYENRNKLLSLYFTFFEILTLNRTYVYYALKDNKEWLRNLKQLTSLRNHFKDYIVDILKSAETEKDSKIKKVTTPLFSEGAWLQFLFILKFWLDDRSKGFEKTDVMIEKAVKATFDILDTTPLESLFDLGKFIWKERV, from the coding sequence ATGGCAACAGCAAAGAATTCAAAGTCAAAAAAACAGCTAATTGATGACGACAAGCTAATTGAAATGTATATGAATACTGTTCTCGAAAAAAATGAAGCTCCCAAAAACGTCTATCTTTTTTGCAAAGAAAACACCGTTGAAGAAGCTGATTTTTACTCCTTCTTTAATTCACTGGATGCACTGAAAGAAACAATTTGGGTCAAATTTTTTGAAAATACTATAAATACCTTACATAAGGATACAAATTATGCAGGTTATGAAAACAGAAACAAGCTATTGTCGCTGTATTTTACATTCTTTGAAATCTTAACCTTAAACAGGACGTATGTCTATTATGCCCTGAAGGATAATAAGGAATGGCTTCGTAATCTCAAACAATTGACATCGCTACGAAACCATTTTAAGGATTATATCGTAGATATATTAAAATCTGCTGAAACTGAAAAAGACAGCAAGATTAAAAAAGTCACGACACCTTTGTTTTCTGAAGGAGCCTGGCTTCAGTTCTTATTCATATTGAAGTTTTGGCTGGACGACAGGTCAAAGGGATTTGAGAAAACGGATGTTATGATTGAGAAAGCCGTAAAGGCCACTTTTGATATTTTGGATACCACACCGTTGGAAAGCCTGTTTGACCTGGGTAAGTTCATTTGGAAAGAAAGAGTATAA